From Methanocella paludicola SANAE, a single genomic window includes:
- a CDS encoding flavodoxin domain-containing protein, with protein sequence MKALVIYGTRGGATKQIAEEIGKILGEQGFEVSVDDAKKSKSYNVNEYDLIVVGSSVWATYWKWQATRFMRRNAKKLMGKKVALFSSGLAGGDPTQKEYAHKSIETTAAKFPWVKPIALAYFGGYVDFEHPTFFASFMANAMKKDFEKKGQDTSKPYDTRDFSAIRQWALDVAAKARV encoded by the coding sequence ATGAAAGCATTGGTGATATACGGCACAAGAGGCGGCGCGACAAAGCAGATCGCCGAAGAAATAGGAAAAATACTGGGCGAACAGGGCTTCGAGGTCTCCGTTGACGACGCTAAAAAGTCAAAGAGCTACAATGTGAACGAATACGACCTTATAGTAGTCGGCAGCTCGGTCTGGGCCACATACTGGAAGTGGCAGGCGACCCGCTTCATGCGGAGGAACGCGAAGAAGCTGATGGGCAAGAAGGTCGCACTATTCTCATCGGGGCTGGCGGGCGGGGACCCGACACAGAAGGAGTATGCCCACAAGAGCATCGAAACTACTGCCGCAAAGTTCCCGTGGGTCAAGCCTATCGCCCTGGCCTATTTCGGCGGCTATGTTGATTTCGAGCACCCGACGTTCTTCGCGAGTTTCATGGCCAACGCCATGAAGAAGGATTTTGAAAAGAAGGGCCAGGACACGAGCAAGCCCTACGATACACGGGACTTTTCGGCGATACGCCAGTGGGCGCTGGATGTGGCGGCGAAGGCTAGAGTATGA